A genome region from Colwellia sp. Arc7-D includes the following:
- a CDS encoding PAS domain-containing sensor histidine kinase, producing the protein MTIKSTNKPFIIFAALYAFLLGIFILAGFFINSSKLIPQPHFFSMLNNGTVFDFLLIGFSLFSAVLVCFFAVVLYLQKNTQEKSSINAELLVLDGCADIIWHWNITANTLGFSGSLLDQLGIEFDKKHHTFDEWIKQLHPEDKDNTLNALNSHIVNNTPYNVEFRMKAKDESWYWFHSKGQARFNNSGKAIQMIGGMNDITHSKAIYFEHEYLIKALEKNNSELDNLIYIASHDLKAPLRVIENISHWLEEDLGERLDNSSKENLLLLRSRIHRMEKLLKDLLEYSRIGLKPEKSYDEMISGDELIQDITLLASIPDGFRMIVNKEFLPLKVNKMPLQLILLNLIDNAIKHHNKENGLIEIDIKESNLQYTVSVKDDGPGIAPIYHQRIFEMLQTLKPRDQVEGSGMGLSIVRRHIELLGGTIRVESEVGKGSTFIFKWPKKPN; encoded by the coding sequence ATGACAATAAAATCAACTAACAAACCATTTATAATTTTTGCTGCTTTATATGCTTTTTTACTTGGCATCTTCATTTTAGCTGGCTTTTTTATTAACAGCAGCAAGTTAATACCACAACCCCATTTTTTTTCGATGCTAAATAACGGTACCGTATTTGATTTTTTATTAATTGGCTTTAGCCTATTTTCAGCAGTGTTAGTATGCTTTTTCGCTGTAGTACTTTATTTGCAAAAAAATACCCAAGAAAAATCATCTATAAATGCAGAACTGCTAGTCTTAGACGGTTGTGCTGACATTATATGGCACTGGAATATAACCGCTAATACCTTAGGTTTTTCTGGTAGTTTGCTTGACCAACTTGGTATTGAGTTTGATAAAAAACATCATACTTTTGATGAGTGGATTAAACAGCTGCACCCTGAAGATAAAGATAACACCCTCAACGCGCTCAATAGTCACATAGTAAATAACACACCTTATAATGTTGAGTTTCGCATGAAAGCGAAAGATGAATCTTGGTATTGGTTTCATTCAAAAGGACAAGCACGATTTAATAACAGCGGCAAAGCAATACAAATGATTGGTGGTATGAATGATATAACCCACAGCAAAGCAATATATTTTGAGCATGAATACTTAATTAAAGCACTTGAAAAAAATAATAGTGAATTAGACAACTTAATCTATATTGCCTCACATGATTTAAAAGCGCCTCTGCGGGTAATTGAAAACATTTCACATTGGCTAGAAGAAGATTTAGGCGAACGTTTAGATAACAGCAGCAAAGAAAACTTGTTACTTTTGCGTAGCCGAATTCATAGAATGGAAAAACTACTAAAAGATCTTCTAGAATATTCTCGCATAGGCCTTAAACCTGAAAAAAGCTACGATGAAATGATCAGTGGCGATGAACTCATTCAAGATATAACCTTATTAGCTTCTATACCTGATGGTTTTCGCATGATTGTTAACAAGGAGTTTTTACCGCTTAAGGTTAATAAAATGCCATTACAGCTAATTTTATTAAACCTTATAGATAATGCTATCAAACATCATAATAAAGAGAATGGCTTAATCGAAATTGATATAAAAGAAAGTAATCTTCAATATACCGTAAGTGTTAAAGACGACGGCCCTGGCATTGCTCCAATATACCATCAACGAATATTTGAAATGCTGCAAACACTTAAACCACGTGACCAAGTTGAAGGCAGTGGCATGGGGCTTTCTATTGTCCGGAGGCATATTGAATTACTTGGTGGCACAATAAGAGTTGAATCAGAAGTAGGAAAAGGTAGCACTTTCATATTTAAATGGCCGAAAAAACCAAACTAA
- a CDS encoding diguanylate cyclase has translation MTQSTLRIFHIEDDDGDAIQVKRDCAKEFEERNFTLTRAHTIDDALLTIKTSYFDVILLDLNLGDDQGLENLREIKELSPDSPIVVLSGLDDTNTALEAIRGGAQEYIIKSNYNSRQLGLAILSSIERKAFERHLYQLANKDELTGLHNRRAFNNYLRPWLVRASRWKRTETVMFMDVNNFKQVNDTLGHDVGDLLLQHIAKTLRSGLRSSDMLARFAGDEFVVHLDAKSQESAEISATIAEKISALFEKPVLIGGHLIKTSVSIGIAFYPDHGEDTSALIKSADTAMYQAKNDNLPYVFYQHKEALKFSSN, from the coding sequence ATGACTCAATCAACACTGAGAATATTTCATATTGAAGACGACGATGGCGACGCTATACAAGTTAAACGCGATTGCGCTAAAGAGTTTGAAGAGCGAAATTTCACTTTAACGCGTGCCCATACAATAGATGATGCGCTGTTAACCATTAAAACATCTTATTTCGACGTGATCTTGTTAGACTTAAACCTAGGCGATGATCAAGGTTTAGAAAATCTTCGAGAAATTAAAGAACTGAGTCCCGATTCACCTATCGTTGTGTTAAGTGGTCTTGATGATACTAATACGGCATTGGAAGCAATTCGTGGTGGTGCTCAAGAATATATTATTAAATCTAACTACAATAGCCGCCAGCTAGGCTTAGCTATACTGTCTTCCATTGAGCGCAAAGCATTTGAAAGACATTTATATCAATTAGCTAATAAAGATGAATTAACCGGCTTACATAACCGACGTGCATTTAATAATTATTTAAGACCTTGGCTCGTACGTGCCTCTCGTTGGAAGCGAACCGAAACAGTTATGTTTATGGACGTAAACAACTTTAAACAAGTCAATGACACCTTAGGACATGATGTTGGTGATTTGCTGCTTCAACATATTGCAAAAACTCTACGCTCTGGCTTACGTTCATCTGACATGCTAGCCCGTTTTGCAGGTGATGAATTTGTAGTGCACTTAGATGCTAAATCTCAAGAATCTGCAGAAATCAGTGCCACTATAGCAGAGAAAATAAGTGCTTTATTCGAAAAGCCCGTGTTGATTGGTGGGCATTTAATAAAAACAAGTGTCAGCATAGGTATTGCCTTTTACCCTGATCATGGCGAAGATACTTCTGCACTGATTAAAAGTGCTGATACTGCCATGTATCAAGCTAAAAATGATAATCTACCCTATGTATTTTATCAGCATAAAGAAGCGCTTAAATTTAGCTCGAATTAA
- a CDS encoding peptidylprolyl isomerase yields MAATAHALHILVKHKEIAEDIIKQLGKGAKFQTLAKKYSTCPSGKKGGDLGEFKRGQMVPQFDKIAFKGAILEPHLVKTKFGWHVIKVLYRT; encoded by the coding sequence ATGGCAGCTACTGCGCACGCACTTCACATATTGGTTAAGCACAAAGAAATTGCAGAAGATATTATTAAGCAGTTGGGTAAAGGAGCGAAGTTTCAAACCTTGGCTAAAAAGTATTCGACATGTCCGTCTGGCAAAAAGGGCGGTGATTTAGGTGAGTTTAAACGAGGTCAAATGGTACCTCAGTTTGATAAAATAGCATTTAAAGGAGCCATATTAGAACCACACCTCGTTAAAACTAAATTTGGTTGGCATGTCATTAAAGTGCTTTATCGAACCTAA
- a CDS encoding RDD family protein — translation MSLTSSSHFPRAGFRRRLASWLYDALIAVAVYMTAGAASFLIISLMVHFGVFDLQGYQHLSDTIRNTPWLLWPNELWKLGWVSLFFIWFWSKSGQTLGMKAWRLKVQNQDGSLITKTTALKRLFPTLFGLGNFTVLVDRKHKLSLQDRLTNTEVVLLTLEANRGRL, via the coding sequence ATGTCATTAACTTCTAGTTCACATTTTCCTCGGGCAGGTTTTCGTCGCCGTTTAGCTTCATGGCTTTATGACGCATTAATCGCGGTTGCTGTTTATATGACAGCTGGCGCAGCTTCATTTTTAATTATTTCACTTATGGTTCATTTTGGTGTTTTTGACTTGCAAGGTTATCAGCACTTAAGCGACACTATAAGAAACACTCCGTGGTTACTCTGGCCAAATGAGCTTTGGAAACTGGGCTGGGTTTCATTATTTTTCATATGGTTTTGGTCTAAAAGCGGGCAAACTCTAGGAATGAAAGCTTGGCGATTAAAAGTTCAAAACCAAGATGGTAGTTTAATAACCAAGACAACGGCATTAAAACGTTTATTCCCAACATTATTTGGCTTGGGTAATTTTACTGTTTTAGTTGATAGAAAGCATAAATTGAGCCTTCAAGATAGACTTACGAATACTGAAGTGGTGTTGTTAACCCTTGAAGCTAATCGTGGCAGGCTTTAA
- the lptG gene encoding LPS export ABC transporter permease LptG — MRILDMYIGRIIASTTFLTLAVFVSLSGIIKFVEQMKSVGKGNYDLAHAALYVLYAVPQDVSLFFPMSALIGGLIGMGMMASSSELIVMQAAGLSRLDIIKSVMKSALLLIVVSMAVGEWLAPQGEAAARQVRAQAISGGSLISSTAGTWAKDGDYFVHIGEVQDQGSLKDVQIYRFNEQLKLSSWVSASSAVYQKNAWQLRDVIETKISAKEITKESQDVMSWSSTLTPDKLGVVTVKPESLSLRGLSDYLDYLDANKQDKSRYLLAFWRKIAQPITLAVMLLVALSFIFGPLRSVSMGARIMMGVATGILFFIVNEVLGSLSLVYQLPAIFGAFMPSIIFVSVALYLMNRRAS, encoded by the coding sequence ATGCGTATTTTAGATATGTACATAGGTCGTATTATTGCCTCAACTACCTTTCTCACTTTAGCTGTATTTGTCAGTTTAAGTGGCATCATTAAATTTGTTGAACAAATGAAGTCAGTGGGCAAAGGCAATTACGATTTAGCTCATGCTGCGCTTTACGTTCTTTATGCTGTTCCGCAAGATGTGTCGTTATTTTTCCCTATGTCAGCTTTAATTGGCGGTTTAATCGGCATGGGCATGATGGCAAGTAGCAGCGAATTGATTGTTATGCAGGCGGCAGGACTATCTCGTCTTGATATTATTAAATCAGTAATGAAATCAGCCTTGTTGTTAATTGTAGTTAGCATGGCGGTTGGCGAATGGCTAGCACCTCAAGGTGAAGCCGCTGCACGTCAAGTGCGTGCTCAGGCAATTTCAGGCGGTAGTTTGATCTCATCAACAGCTGGAACTTGGGCCAAAGATGGCGACTATTTTGTCCATATTGGTGAAGTACAAGATCAAGGTTCTTTAAAAGATGTTCAAATCTACCGATTTAATGAACAACTTAAGCTGTCAAGTTGGGTATCGGCGAGTAGTGCTGTTTATCAAAAAAATGCCTGGCAATTACGCGATGTGATTGAAACTAAAATCAGCGCAAAAGAAATTACTAAAGAAAGCCAAGACGTAATGTCTTGGAGTTCAACCTTAACACCAGACAAATTAGGCGTGGTAACGGTAAAACCAGAATCTTTATCACTGAGAGGGTTAAGTGATTATTTAGACTATCTTGATGCCAACAAACAAGATAAGAGTCGGTATTTGCTCGCATTTTGGCGTAAAATAGCACAACCTATCACCTTAGCTGTGATGTTGTTGGTGGCGTTATCATTTATCTTTGGTCCATTACGTTCGGTCTCGATGGGAGCAAGAATTATGATGGGTGTGGCAACAGGAATTTTATTCTTTATTGTTAATGAAGTGCTTGGCTCGCTGAGTTTAGTGTATCAGCTGCCCGCTATTTTTGGTGCTTTTATGCCCAGCATTATTTTTGTCAGTGTTGCTCTTTATTTAATGAATAGGCGGGCAAGTTAG
- the lptF gene encoding LPS export ABC transporter permease LptF: MIIFRYLLKEVAKTQLAVFLVIMTIFISNKFVRVLDDASEGGIPGHLVMTFIGLKIPDLAGMILPLSFFLGVLLAYGRIYADNEMTVLHACGVSEWYVVRVTLILGFVTAIVTGIFTLYLSPMAAEYEYQVKDQIAADSGLSSLIAGRFQATGNKKAVVFIHDKNRDDNTFEKVFVAQLPDEDTPNSSVIDSSLVYAATGQVVEEETGLQRLILSAGTRYQNDIKNKEFRQVTFDKYYIQIQDQKVEHKRRKLSAIPTDDLYQETTPEASAESQWRIAFPLACIIMTLVAVPLSVVNPRQGKFGKMLPALLLFLSYFLLLTAVRSGIEKGSVAQYIGLWPVHFVVLILGFSLLVKGRASGRKFKAKLVNNKGAS, encoded by the coding sequence GTGATTATATTTCGTTATTTACTCAAAGAAGTTGCCAAAACTCAGCTTGCTGTATTTCTTGTCATCATGACAATATTTATCAGCAATAAATTTGTGCGCGTACTTGATGACGCCTCGGAAGGAGGTATTCCAGGTCATTTAGTGATGACCTTTATTGGTCTGAAAATCCCCGATTTGGCTGGCATGATTTTACCGCTGAGCTTTTTTCTCGGCGTTTTATTGGCTTATGGTCGGATTTACGCTGATAACGAAATGACAGTGCTGCATGCTTGTGGTGTCAGTGAATGGTATGTGGTGCGTGTGACGCTAATATTGGGTTTTGTAACGGCCATAGTTACGGGCATATTTACGCTGTACTTGTCACCCATGGCTGCTGAGTATGAATATCAAGTTAAAGATCAAATTGCAGCTGACTCAGGATTAAGCTCGCTTATTGCTGGGCGATTTCAAGCTACAGGTAATAAAAAAGCGGTGGTCTTTATCCATGATAAAAATAGAGATGACAATACTTTTGAAAAAGTATTTGTTGCTCAACTTCCTGATGAAGATACGCCAAACTCAAGTGTTATTGACTCAAGCCTCGTTTATGCGGCTACAGGACAAGTCGTTGAAGAAGAAACAGGCTTACAACGCTTGATACTCTCTGCAGGTACGCGATATCAAAACGATATTAAAAATAAAGAGTTTCGACAAGTTACTTTTGATAAATACTATATTCAAATTCAAGATCAGAAAGTTGAGCATAAACGCCGTAAATTAAGTGCAATACCTACTGATGATCTATACCAAGAAACTACGCCTGAAGCGAGCGCTGAAAGCCAGTGGCGAATTGCCTTTCCATTGGCCTGTATTATCATGACTTTGGTCGCGGTACCGTTAAGCGTAGTTAATCCACGCCAAGGTAAATTTGGTAAAATGCTACCTGCGCTCTTACTTTTTTTAAGTTATTTCTTATTGTTAACGGCAGTTCGCTCAGGCATAGAAAAAGGCTCTGTTGCGCAATATATAGGGTTATGGCCCGTGCATTTTGTGGTGCTGATATTAGGTTTTAGTCTATTGGTTAAAGGTCGCGCGAGCGGACGTAAATTTAAAGCAAAACTAGTCAACAATAAAGGGGCTTCTTAA
- the pepA gene encoding leucyl aminopeptidase — MEFSVKSGSPEKQRSACIVVGVFEPRRLSAIAEQLDEISEGYISNLLRRGDLEGKSGQMLLLHHVPNILSERVLLVGCGKERELDERQYRQIISKTISTLNETGSMEAVCFLSELHVKGRDTYWKVRQAIEATQDCLYSFNSLKTRKEEPRRPLRKIVFNVPTRRELPIGERAINHALAIAEGITTCKNVANMPPNICNPAYLAEQAQILGTDYDNVTTQIVGEKEMEELGMGSYLAVGRGSVNESLMSIIKYNGAGDDSKPLVLVGKGLTFDSGGISLKPGAGMDEMKYDMGGAAGVLGAMHALAELQLPINVIGVLAGCENMPSSNAYRPGDILTTMSGQTVEVLNTDAEGRLVLCDALTYVERFDPELVIDVATLTGACVVALGAHATGLLSSHNPLAHELLNASEQSGDRAWRMPLWDDYQDQLESPFADFTNLGGKEAGTITAACFLSRFTKKYHWAHLDIAGTAWRSGKNKGSTGRPVSMLTQFLLNRAGAEQGE; from the coding sequence ATGGAGTTCAGTGTAAAGAGTGGCAGTCCAGAAAAACAACGTAGCGCGTGTATTGTCGTCGGTGTTTTTGAACCACGTCGTTTGTCGGCTATCGCTGAACAACTAGATGAAATCAGTGAAGGTTATATCAGTAACTTGCTTCGTCGTGGCGATCTTGAAGGAAAGTCGGGGCAAATGCTGTTATTGCATCATGTACCCAATATTCTTAGTGAACGCGTATTATTAGTAGGTTGTGGTAAAGAGCGTGAGTTAGACGAACGTCAATATCGTCAAATTATCAGTAAAACTATTAGTACTCTAAATGAAACCGGCTCAATGGAAGCGGTATGCTTTTTATCTGAATTACACGTAAAAGGCCGCGATACTTACTGGAAAGTACGTCAAGCGATCGAAGCAACACAAGATTGCCTTTACAGCTTTAACAGTTTAAAAACTCGTAAAGAAGAGCCTCGTCGTCCTTTACGTAAAATCGTCTTTAATGTACCAACGCGCCGTGAATTACCGATTGGCGAACGCGCAATTAACCATGCATTGGCGATTGCTGAAGGTATAACGACCTGTAAAAACGTCGCTAACATGCCGCCAAACATTTGTAATCCAGCGTATTTAGCTGAACAAGCGCAAATTTTGGGTACCGATTACGACAATGTTACTACGCAAATTGTTGGCGAAAAAGAGATGGAAGAACTCGGCATGGGCTCATATTTAGCCGTAGGCCGAGGTTCTGTTAATGAATCACTGATGAGCATTATTAAATATAATGGTGCTGGCGATGATTCAAAACCACTGGTATTAGTCGGTAAAGGGTTAACCTTTGACAGCGGCGGAATTTCATTAAAACCAGGCGCTGGCATGGATGAAATGAAATATGACATGGGTGGTGCCGCAGGTGTTTTAGGTGCTATGCATGCCCTTGCAGAACTGCAATTACCGATCAATGTTATTGGCGTTTTAGCGGGCTGTGAAAACATGCCAAGCAGCAATGCATATCGTCCTGGTGACATATTAACCACGATGTCTGGTCAAACTGTTGAAGTATTAAATACTGATGCTGAAGGCCGTTTGGTATTGTGTGATGCATTAACCTATGTTGAACGCTTTGACCCTGAACTTGTTATCGATGTTGCCACCTTAACCGGCGCTTGTGTTGTTGCTTTAGGTGCACACGCTACCGGCTTATTAAGTAGCCATAATCCGCTGGCACATGAGTTATTAAATGCTTCAGAGCAAAGTGGCGATAGAGCATGGCGTATGCCTTTATGGGACGACTATCAAGATCAACTTGAAAGCCCGTTTGCTGATTTCACCAATTTAGGCGGAAAAGAAGCAGGCACTATAACCGCAGCATGTTTCTTATCGCGTTTTACCAAAAAATATCATTGGGCGCATTTAGATATTGCCGGTACGGCATGGCGCAGTGGTAAAAATAAAGGTTCTACAGGCCGCCCGGTAAGCATGTTAACGCAATTTTTATTAAATCGCGCTGGCGCTGAGCAAGGCGAATAA
- a CDS encoding DNA polymerase III subunit chi yields the protein MLTQAMFYSIEEKSTVTGVTDAQLHLHYACLQAAHFYRQNQRVFIYTQDQQSAHDIDEMLWAFDPDSFVPHNLIGEGPKQGAAVEISWQPPKNRRAVLINLTSEVPNFANQFSHLIDFVPADDTLKEQARNRFRTCRQWGFNVAHQVASAPQTIDTSS from the coding sequence ATGCTAACCCAAGCAATGTTCTACAGTATAGAAGAAAAAAGTACAGTCACAGGTGTAACTGATGCACAGTTGCACCTGCACTATGCCTGTTTGCAAGCGGCTCACTTTTACCGACAAAATCAACGGGTATTTATTTATACTCAAGATCAACAAAGCGCGCATGATATTGACGAAATGTTATGGGCTTTTGATCCTGACAGCTTTGTACCACACAATTTAATTGGTGAAGGTCCAAAGCAAGGTGCTGCTGTCGAAATAAGTTGGCAACCACCCAAGAACCGCCGAGCGGTTTTAATTAATTTAACTAGCGAGGTACCCAACTTCGCTAACCAATTTTCGCATCTAATAGATTTTGTGCCTGCCGATGACACCTTAAAAGAACAAGCTCGAAACCGTTTTCGAACTTGTCGACAATGGGGTTTTAATGTAGCTCACCAAGTTGCAAGCGCACCACAAACTATTGATACAAGCAGTTAA